The stretch of DNA ctcatttttattgtatacaaaataaatattctattaaaaaaagattttaataataaatctagaTTTTAATGATGTACAGAGTTTCAGCagttattgttataaaaataataattttagtaatatatgTACACTTTTGTTAAGAGGTTAAGAAAGTATTTAACtaatgttttatgaaaatatctatatataaatatctatatataaaatttaaatttaacatatacaattctatatatttgtattatttcttatttatatcaacTGGTAAAACATAACTTATGTTTTAggatacattaaaaaaaatgcgacttatagatgacaaaataatttatatgctgAATACTACAATTCCTACTGAATCCTTCAAAGGTCAGGTGGATACTAATGTGCAATGTAAAGACTTGTTTCATCAAATAGAATCTGAACATACGCAGAGAAGACAAGCAATCACAAAATGTTTAAACGTCACTAAGGAAAAAGTGATGCAATTAAAGACATTGAGAGATAATGGTGATGAGAATccaacattaataaaaaatttaagaaaagagCAGACTACATTGAGACTATTGCAATCTGAACTCAATATCGAAGAAGTTGTAAGAAAACGTACAATACAAGTCTATTATGAAAGATGCCGTGGATTTTACAAACCACACATAAATACATAGAACTTCCAAATAGTCCAGGAAGTGAAGAATATTGGTGTATGGTTATCTGATTGCAATTGAATTGTTACAATACAGttatatatagtaattttgTAAACATTAGTGATGATAATgacttcttttttctaaatcattgttaatttgtatataggtatatacaatatacaattaaaaacatttattatacttgTACACTATTTACAAACATAAATGAAACATATTAAAGAATGTacgaaagatatattttgcaagaatTAGTTTCGCTACCAATCTAAGGTGAATCAGGTATttgtaatatacaatatacataaacctcaatatttgaatatataattttacaataaatataaccATATACATAAAGTGTATTCTATTATCTTATCATTGCTAAAgattactattttataaagactGTTTTACATACCAAATATGAAAGATCAAAActaaatgtttattactttatgaaaaatatcactttgaaataataataacaataacatttgatttataatatcaatctATACTTCTTAGGAAACTTGTCCTGAATATTTCTACATCCGGTATCCAAGTATTtgcatgtttatttatttttttcttttgccaTCATCTCATTAAACCAATCCTCTCTTTGTTTACTTAAAGTTTCTCCTCTAGCAGCTTGCCTTTTCCCAAGTATTACAGCAATTACACAACCAATTAGCGTACcaataatcatataattacAAGCCTTGATGCGTGCTTTACTCCTTGCAGTAAGTAGACATTCCACTctgttaaaaaagaataattatttctcaaacaAAGAATATAGGAAAGTCAATTGCACAAGCTCAAATCTAATtgaggaaataaaaattaatataaatatattttttaaacaaaattatctgttttgaaagaaatgttatttaagacacatttgttataattttgtgattgttaaaatttttactagaaacaactttgaatatttaacaaaatatatatttttctttagatcTTTTGTTGAGCAATGCTAAATagtacattaatataaatttaacacgTACGTAACATCCTTTGGAACATCTGCAATACTAGGATATCGTTTTACCCAAACCAGTACTCTCTTGTCAAAATCAGTCACACGATGCATACGTGTTCctaaaacataaaaacatgaaaatgaaataatataaatgtgtacctaaaaaattatgtttgtaTAACATTTTCAATGATAAAGTTTCCCTTTTTATGTTCTCTTTTTCCATGCACTTTTGCCTTaaccaaattataaaaaaaatctagaaatagtttttaaaaacttcaattgcaaaacatttacttaagataaaaaatatttattttgtaacatatattaatgtaaGTTCTTTATGTAAACTCATTTTTTACCTATGATACCATCTGTTTCTTTTATGTTTTCAGCACTCTTTTGTGTGGGAATTTTATCCATTTTGTTGGTTTCTCGCTTAATAGTGCTATGTGTAAACCATCGTGTTATTGTACGTAATCGagtattataaacaaactgtCTCGGCAGCATTCTGTAAagaaaactaataatatattaacaaagcAAAATAGTGTttcatttgaaatttaatcttaattttttatgatattttataatcatcaCATGATATTTTTGGGAGGTTCTTTAACGAGTAAGACAttcataaacataaatatagaaataatatagaataaatatagaaaaaatatagaataaacatttttaaaaatcttatctaATTTGagtgtttattaatttcagatcaattttattttactaaacaatttattcataacCTATTTTCTTCAAGCGAAATTTATATCTGTAGTAATAACAACCTTACACTAATGATATCTAGCACTCATTAAAAGTTGTATTAAGGATAAATCAATTCCATGacgattaaaaaatctattgcCAAAATATTGTTGACaaatcattatttgtttaattaaagtagacatgtataaaatgtaactaattacatttataaatacacgtatgtaataaattaagtcagacatgataaaaatatttgcgaaaaattgaatttattgaatttttaaagtgtaagagaattatataatataatgcttACTTACGTAGATTAAAAGTTCAAtactgtataaataaatttatttaatcaaaaattacaattaataaatctctTACATATGTATCGTTTCTAACTTGTCATTGCTTGTCACGATATTTTTAGGttatatatctattaataGAGATTACTTGTGAAACTACGATGTAATGTGTCTAATTACTTTGTTAATTTCTGGCTCTCTAATAGTAGCTAATAGTACAACTATACTTTACTCATCTCTCTAGTCATATTTTGTCGCATTTTActgtttaattacaaattaaaaactcgttatttaggaaatatttatcgcattattgtaaaatgatttattcatgTGATATTATAAAGCTTTACGTTAAGTAACACATACTTTAGATAATTTACTGTACTCGAAAACAACTCGTGATATAAATAAGGAGCATTCCCTTATAGCCGACGCACATTGGCACGCAAACTGACTGGTACTCTCTCGTTCGTTCTTATATGTAGGCAaccacaatataaaaaaatagattcaaataaaagtaataaaacagCTTATAATTGATTTGAAATGCACATGTCAGATTGAAAGCAAAACGCAAGTATTTTCCAAGATTTTCTCTCGATTTATGCTCAATTCGtacaaattacaattgaatttgattcCTGAAAACGCAAAAATGCTCATTACTTTGGACTTTGTTCATGTTCGAGATTGCTGAGAGCAGTAATGCGGCAATAAGTCTGCAACCcgcttatataaatatattatcaaacaAAGCGTGATAAAGAATGATATCTAATGATCAACACGAATCCAAATATGacgtatgtatttatttcctTTCTTATCTGATATCAATCACGCCGCATAAGAGTAATTTCACAGAACTTGCATAAGTACGTAATACACATTCATAACATACTGAAGTGAGCCCATAAGAACCAATGTGCAATTTGCGGCCTAAGAATAGCAATAGTTGGCGGGTATATCTGTTTCCCTTCCACATTTATTATCGTGTATGGggatattaaaaatcaaagcaGACATGAGACAGACGTCCCATCCAAtataactctctctctcttccacaGTGGAGCATCCTTATTCCTTCAAGGCTCACTCCAGTATGTTATATAGCTCACTTGATCTAtaagaaaatcaaataattacgtatctgcaataaatttgtattagaCACATGACTGATCGATTTTCTTATGCATATGAATTATGCAATTGtacagaaatatttcaatcatCTGGATGCACCCTAATATTTCCCTGTTATTTCTGTCCATGATGTAGGCGACCATGAGGCGACCTCATCGGCGCATAAGCGTTGACTGGCGGAACTAAAATATTGAATCGTGCCTTTTGTGCGATACTGATGGTGCTTCGGAACATCTTTGCCAAAAGGATGCATGAAGTTCCATACCATATATCAAGGAAAATGTTTGCGTAGTATCTTTCCGTGAAATTAAGCGAGAAAAAAGCTTCAGTGTTTAGATTATTCACGTGAGAAGTCAACAAATTCACGGCCGCCATGGACAGAAGAAAAATGTCGTAAGTAGAGAATACGCCGTGACATTGAAGACGCCCAAACGATATGACTGCGTTGTCACCTGCTCGCGACACCTTATCAATTTTCGCTGCCACGTTAGCCTCGTTTGCCCTGTTGAACTATTCAGTTAGTCGTTGATATGCTTGTTTTCTTTTAGAAACAGATTAACTAATAGTTGCGATGAAATCTAAACAATTGTTACTGTTTTTGCATTTACCGGTTATTGCGAGAAATAAGGATTTTATTGCGAAAAAGATAATGTATATTACTtgaacttaataaaatttacagtgAAGCTCCAAAAGCACGCATTGCAGCgagatgataaaaaataaaaatctcgaaCGGTCGGTTAGCATACTTGATAGGTTATCATGCAATATCTTCCATCGAATACTTTTATACACATATTatgacttttttctttttaatgttattttctctctgtgcttaaccttttttctttatattcaaagtaatattgattataGCTTTAATATAAGAAGAGGAATTTCTGATGTCTAAAATGATCAGTTTGCAATCTTATTTACtggaatattaatgatataaactAATATTATCGCAAAACTAATTAGCAATAAGTCAATGTTattgataagaaaatattatgtttactAATGATTTCCGATTGGATTTATGTTTATTCTGCAGTACAGCAGGGGATTCCCTCTACCAGATTTTGGAGATTCCAAAAACCGCAACTTCGGAGGAAATTAAAAAGACTTATAGAAAATTAGCCTTGAAATTTCATCCTGATAAAAATCCTAACAATCCAGAGGCAGCTGAAAaggttattataatttttaacttgtgtactttttattgcagaatatatttaaaaatattgatttttgtgatttttaatgatttattagtagattcatttttgcaaaaaaaaatttttagaagtttaaatataacaatttgtaattatgttatatgtttacagtttaaagaaataaatagagcACATGCTATACTGACAGATTTAACAAAACGTAacatatatgataattatggGTCTCTTGGCTTATACGTCGCAGAACAGTTTggagaagaaaatgttaacGCTTATTTTGTTGTCACTTCTGGGTGGTGTAAGGTAagaatataatgaattttgGTATAGTATCTTTCAAGAaactgattaaaattatatttctaatttctagttttttaaaataagtatattttacattcacattatatataatgttaaataaaacacaTATCTCTCTTATATGTAAGATAATGTAAGATATCTTACGATGACATCATTattaatagatttaatataatttaatcttatcaaaataaattttgtggcTAAGattagtatatatttaaacattatcactttatattctaataatgcattttgttTGTTTCAGGCATTGTTCCTGTTTTGTGGATTAATCACTGCTTGTTattgttgttgctgttgttgctgctgttgtaATTTCTGTTGCGGTAAATGTAAACCAACTCCTCCTGAGGATAGCGGCGCATACCATAATTTACAGGTAAACATGAATCtgattattatcttattactatttatatgaatattattactattttgtgacttttataaaaaatttaaaactaagCAGgtgtgaaagaaaatattttataacaaaaatacagtAACAAAAAACATCATATTAACAAATACAGACCAAAATCCCgaaattcttatttatgaATTGTCATACCAAGCCGACTGGAGAATTCTTAAAATCATCAACTTTtctccaaatttttattatatttatacaattttatcatcacTTTTAACATGCTATGTTCACCTTTAAATCTGAATATCTAAAAGTATATGTTTCTATCAGCAGAAATAGATTTAAGTTCTAAAAAGTATTGGTTTTATTGATGATCTAGTTTTATGTATGAAAAAcagttaatatcattataaatgtataaactgCAAAGAGTTGCATATTACATCTCTCATTCTGATACTATTTCTTACATCTACATTCttgttttgttttgttttgcTGCATAACAAACACAAAGAATTAGGCAAAGATATAACGAGAtactgcatttattttcatattttatgtatatattttcatggTTTATTTAGATATCATGTAAAACTTGACTTGCTGGCATACAATGCATGTCAcacgtaatatatttaaaaaagtaaattgtaTGTAGTCTATATTGAACAACATATTGCTCATACATGCATGATCTGTTTTATGAGTATGCAATTAATTGTTTCtatgttaatttaaacatagagaaaacaaaaaagatctgctatttttgcaataaatccCTGCATGCGATTAAATCCATTATatgctattataattttttaaatttttgtttgaaacatatacatttttttttaatgcatctCTGTAAactttttggcgcaaatgtaaactttttcaaatttgtaaaatgcaatttttttatgaattcttaatatttgctttgaaatacttttaaagtaattataaattttaatgaagtgaaaagaataaatatatttgcaatattttaacgcaacacactttaaataaaaatctattaatgtattgttccaaatattttcataaaaataaacttcagTATTTGTAATCTGAAgtataattcatttttaattaattacaaactatttttttaaatttattaagagattttttaaatctaattatataaatacaatacatacagctaaattgaaaatattctaaaatataaatctgaaCTTTTTTGCATTTCCAATGCGTAAATTTCTGGCATACAGTTGGAAAACACGTCAGTGGGAAAAGAACACCTTAGTAGATACCTTGCGAAGACAAGTGATTTAAGGAAttcatacaatataaatatgacCAACATAGACATAAAAGTTTGTATCTgtctaaaaataacaaatatttgttgtcTTTTTATCGGGCACCATTGTATTGTCGGGCTTGGCACAATTCTcgatgttttttatttatgagaatTTAATACTacttatacacacacatatatacagaTTTTTGGTAATATATACGAATATGTGATCTTAATTTTAGAgagcaatattattattacttatttatttatttattttatttttatgagcaGAATTATTGCGCGTAATAAATTCTTGTAATTCGCTATATCTACTATTTATGTTAAAcagcacaattttttaatgcatgtatttttattatcacgcACGctaagttatatatttttttatagaaaggCCTATAGTTTAGCGGTTTTgtttatgttattattgtattatagcGGAACCAGAATCCAGAGGGTGTTGTGACAAATCAACCGCGAGGTTTTGGCAAGGTAAGTTTTTATAATGCTCgaaatttaagtttatttcctttctttttgctcaattttaagtataaacgttttttatttttattattaatcaaatattatattggaATGACTTTCCATAGATCTTACAAAGTAGTTCTCATAATTGCGTTTCGTTATAATATTCACGTACGcttctattttttcattgCGATCAAAATGAGGAACATCCTCCATATATTTTCGCACAAATGCATGacatacttataattattaaagacggaatttttttttaaacggatttattgttattaagttttatattttgatagaagGCAATCAATGGAATTATGTAGAAGTACATgataatttttactattagcttaatttatttttttattttttattctatttatttttttatatctagctcttataagaaacaataaaattcttttaataaaatcgataGTTTTATAGCTGTTTTAATTTGGGTAACATATTTTCTACTATTTGAGatacattatattatgcaCAATTCatagaaaaactataaaagacattttattgtataatatatataaatacacgttttattaagttttaaacattaatatttttgtaataatttgtatcttAATTAGTTAAATTACATGTTTGTTTTGTCCATAAAATTTAAGGCCAAGTTAAATACATTCAACTTaggaaaattaagaaaaaatgttgcTTCTCTTtgcgttttttcttttttgtttcttcaatttcaaaataaagttCTGCTGGTATAAaagttttgaataaatttacaacATTATTCAATGTTTTTAAATCATGTAAAATGCGTTTCTGTAAAATCCATCTCTGTCGCTATAATTTTCACTCGTATATCagcaaaaatatcttattcgCAGGCTATTCAGGTGGATACtgtttaaattgcaaaattatagaagttgACTTGGTATGATTACAAGAAGAATGGAACAAAGATACAATAAAGATGATTCAcacatatacaaataaaattgatacataGCAAAAACacaaacatatatgtataaaattttatttcagcagTGTGTGT from Linepithema humile isolate Giens D197 chromosome 2, Lhum_UNIL_v1.0, whole genome shotgun sequence encodes:
- the LOC105673947 gene encoding UPF0389 protein GA21628 — its product is MLPRQFVYNTRLRTITRWFTHSTIKRETNKMDKIPTQKSAENIKETDGIIGTRMHRVTDFDKRVLVWVKRYPSIADVPKDVTVECLLTARSKARIKACNYMIIGTLIGCVIAVILGKRQAARGETLSKQREDWFNEMMAKEKNK
- the Ccdc58 gene encoding protein MIX23 isoform X1; this encodes MAVANVECGDFLEFQDTLKKMRLIDDKIIYMLNTTIPTESFKGQVDTNVQCKDLFHQIESEHTQRRQAITKCLNVTKEKVMQLKTLRDNGDENPTLIKNLRKEQTTLRLLQSELNIEEVVRKRTIQVYYERCRGFYKPHINT
- the LOC105673945 gene encoding dnaJ homolog subfamily C member 5 isoform X3 gives rise to the protein MDRRKMSTAGDSLYQILEIPKTATSEEIKKTYRKLALKFHPDKNPNNPEAAEKFKEINRAHAILTDLTKRNIYDNYGSLGLYVAEQFGEENVNAYFVVTSGWCKALFLFCGLITACYCCCCCCCCCNFCCGKCKPTPPEDSGAYHNLQEEESDDDAVTAQPQSGASQNAQQPIFAMPAPGSAVPTSTVNESTNLNSGGDRVIYTTAAATNPFIGANAATTDPGPTRW
- the LOC105673945 gene encoding dnaJ homolog subfamily C member 5 isoform X2, with amino-acid sequence MDRRKMSTAGDSLYQILEIPKTATSEEIKKTYRKLALKFHPDKNPNNPEAAEKFKEINRAHAILTDLTKRNIYDNYGSLGLYVAEQFGEENVNAYFVVTSGWCKALFLFCGLITACYCCCCCCCCCNFCCGKCKPTPPEDSGAYHNLQRNQNPEGVVTNQPRGFGKEEESDDDAVTAQPQSGASQNAQQPIFAMPAPGSAVPTSTVNESTNLNSGGDRVIYTTAAATNPFIGANAATTDPGPTRW
- the LOC105673945 gene encoding dnaJ homolog subfamily C member 5 homolog isoform X1, which gives rise to MDRRKMSTAGDSLYQILEIPKTATSEEIKKTYRKLALKFHPDKNPNNPEAAEKFKEINRAHAILTDLTKRNIYDNYGSLGLYVAEQFGEENVNAYFVVTSGWCKALFLFCGLITACYCCCCCCCCCNFCCGKCKPTPPEDSGAYHNLQLENTSVGKEHLSRYLAKTSDLRNSYNINMTNIDIKRNQNPEGVVTNQPRGFGKEEESDDDAVTAQPQSGASQNAQQPIFAMPAPGSAVPTSTVNESTNLNSGGDRVIYTTAAATNPFIGANAATTDPGPTRW
- the Ccdc58 gene encoding protein MIX23 isoform X2 — translated: MRLIDDKIIYMLNTTIPTESFKGQVDTNVQCKDLFHQIESEHTQRRQAITKCLNVTKEKVMQLKTLRDNGDENPTLIKNLRKEQTTLRLLQSELNIEEVVRKRTIQVYYERCRGFYKPHINT